The following coding sequences lie in one Arthrobacter sp. SLBN-122 genomic window:
- a CDS encoding DedA family protein has product MNDLAVSMLGGAGPVQPKMASFLPDWLNPQVFLADPALAPWVVLLVCGIVFAETGLLVGFFLPGDSMLFTAGLLVATDTIKFNIWLLALLIVVSAIIGNQTGYLIGSKAGPAIFNKPNSRLFKRENVENAHAFFEKHGGKALILARFVPIIRTFVPVIVGVAQMSRKKFFIYNVIGAALWGGGVTLLGYLLGDKVPWVRDNLDIIFIAIVLVSVIPIGIEVLRGLSAKRQAQAYGTDPVDEFIEEHEPEEEQKTPRNIRGGRPE; this is encoded by the coding sequence ATGAATGACCTCGCTGTGTCCATGCTGGGCGGTGCGGGACCGGTGCAGCCAAAAATGGCTTCCTTCCTGCCCGATTGGCTGAACCCCCAGGTCTTCCTGGCCGATCCCGCGCTCGCTCCCTGGGTGGTTCTGCTGGTGTGCGGAATCGTCTTCGCCGAAACCGGGCTGCTGGTGGGGTTCTTCCTCCCCGGGGACTCCATGCTGTTCACCGCGGGCCTGCTGGTGGCCACGGACACCATCAAATTCAACATCTGGCTCCTGGCCCTGCTGATCGTGGTTTCGGCGATCATCGGCAACCAGACCGGCTACCTCATCGGTTCCAAGGCCGGCCCCGCAATTTTCAACAAGCCAAACTCGCGGCTCTTCAAACGTGAAAATGTCGAAAATGCGCATGCCTTCTTTGAAAAGCACGGTGGCAAGGCCCTGATCCTGGCCCGGTTTGTGCCCATCATCCGTACCTTTGTCCCCGTGATCGTTGGCGTTGCGCAGATGAGCAGGAAGAAGTTCTTCATCTACAACGTCATCGGCGCCGCGCTGTGGGGCGGCGGCGTGACGCTGCTCGGTTACCTGCTGGGCGACAAGGTTCCGTGGGTCCGGGACAACCTGGACATCATCTTCATCGCCATCGTGCTGGTGTCGGTGATTCCCATCGGCATCGAGGTCCTGCGCGGCCTGTCCGCCAAGCGCCAGGCGCAGGCCTACGGCACCGATCCGGTTGATGAGTTCATCGAGGAACACGAGCCGGAAGAGGAGCAGAAGACTCCCCGCAACATCCGCGGCGGCCGCCCGGAGTAG
- a CDS encoding exonuclease domain-containing protein: MGLDFTAIDFETANGFRGSPCSVGLTKVRGGRIVAEASWLMRPPAGYDHFDYHNVRIHGITPADVAGTPRFGELFPEIGAFIGDDVLAAHNAAFDLGVIRSALEVSGLPGPAYDYVCTVMLSRRCYSLVSNSLPFAAEEAGVPLVNHHDAAEDARACAGILIDIAARNGANSIAELFLSLGLAMPHQQAFDPASGELSKASLAAMAAASGNGAALVQRFQSGWPEEGPNPEPDLDAEPGHPLYAQTVVFTGQLSIDRPEAKLRSARCGARTESRVTGRTTVLVVGDGFVASDLRSGRLTGKARRVLELHERGRAIEVLSEGEFLQMVGGGDVPQAAHAHAGQVRDGAAAISA, translated from the coding sequence GTGGGTTTGGACTTTACGGCGATCGACTTCGAAACGGCCAACGGCTTCCGCGGCTCCCCGTGCTCCGTGGGATTGACCAAGGTGCGGGGCGGGAGAATCGTCGCAGAGGCCTCCTGGCTGATGCGCCCGCCGGCCGGCTATGACCATTTCGACTACCACAACGTCCGGATCCACGGCATCACCCCAGCGGACGTTGCCGGAACCCCCCGCTTCGGCGAGCTGTTCCCGGAAATTGGCGCGTTCATCGGTGATGACGTGCTCGCAGCGCACAATGCCGCCTTTGACCTGGGCGTGATCCGGTCCGCGCTGGAGGTGTCAGGCCTGCCCGGTCCCGCCTATGACTATGTCTGCACGGTCATGCTGTCGCGGCGCTGCTACTCGCTCGTCTCCAATTCCCTTCCCTTCGCCGCCGAGGAAGCGGGCGTGCCGCTGGTCAACCACCACGACGCTGCCGAGGATGCCCGGGCCTGCGCCGGCATCCTCATCGACATCGCCGCGCGCAACGGTGCCAACAGCATCGCTGAACTCTTCCTCTCCCTGGGACTGGCCATGCCACACCAGCAGGCCTTCGATCCCGCCTCCGGCGAGCTGTCAAAGGCAAGCCTGGCGGCCATGGCGGCTGCTTCCGGCAACGGTGCAGCACTGGTGCAGCGGTTCCAGTCCGGCTGGCCCGAGGAGGGGCCGAATCCGGAACCGGACCTGGACGCCGAGCCCGGCCATCCCCTGTACGCGCAGACGGTGGTGTTCACGGGGCAGCTCTCCATCGACCGCCCGGAAGCCAAGCTCCGCTCGGCCAGGTGCGGGGCGCGGACGGAGAGCCGGGTCACCGGACGTACCACGGTCCTGGTGGTGGGGGACGGGTTCGTGGCCTCGGACCTGCGTTCGGGCAGGCTCACCGGCAAGGCGCGCCGCGTCCTGGAGCTCCATGAGCGGGGACGGGCCATCGAAGTGCTGTCCGAGGGTGAGTTCCTGCAGATGGTGGGAGGCGGGGACGTCCCGCAGGCCGCGCACGCCCATGCAGGGCAAGTCCGGGACGGCGCGGCTGCCATCAGCGCCTGA
- a CDS encoding aquaporin, translated as MSTPVPARDALHPGTAAGRTALLPRLAAEAFGSLFLAVAGLGVPLFSIPQSSPVPAALAAGLAITAAMLAFGHISGGHFNPAITLGHLLAGRIRAGAAAAYAAAQVVGALVGALALFGILRTLPGIADSRTAFDTVTAGFGEHSIIQAPLAAAVLLELLGAAIIVAVFLAAGRSGGSRTAAPVAVGLSFAALLQLGQSVGNLPYNPARALASAVFSSGWAVEQLWVFLVAPLAGAAIAGLVFRITGVDASVAPVGDGGDTDAAEAEVDDEGDDEGLESEGLESEGADGPVPPAAARHGKAGSISEAQEFFEGKRS; from the coding sequence ATGAGCACCCCCGTCCCCGCCCGCGACGCACTGCACCCCGGCACGGCTGCCGGGCGGACAGCCCTGCTGCCCCGCCTGGCGGCCGAGGCCTTCGGCAGCCTGTTCCTGGCCGTGGCCGGGCTGGGCGTGCCGCTGTTCAGCATTCCGCAGTCCAGCCCTGTGCCTGCCGCCCTTGCTGCCGGCCTGGCCATCACCGCGGCAATGCTCGCGTTCGGACACATCTCCGGCGGCCATTTCAATCCGGCCATCACACTGGGCCACCTCCTGGCGGGACGCATCCGCGCCGGCGCCGCCGCAGCATACGCCGCCGCCCAGGTGGTGGGAGCGCTGGTGGGCGCGCTTGCCCTGTTCGGGATCCTGCGCACCCTGCCCGGCATCGCCGACAGCCGCACTGCCTTCGATACCGTGACCGCCGGCTTCGGCGAACACTCCATCATCCAGGCGCCGCTCGCCGCAGCCGTGCTCCTGGAACTGCTGGGAGCCGCCATTATCGTGGCGGTCTTCCTCGCCGCCGGCCGCTCCGGCGGCAGCCGCACTGCAGCGCCGGTTGCTGTCGGCCTGTCCTTCGCAGCCCTGCTGCAGCTGGGCCAGTCGGTGGGGAACCTGCCCTACAACCCCGCCCGGGCGTTGGCGTCCGCAGTCTTCAGTTCCGGCTGGGCCGTGGAGCAGTTGTGGGTCTTCCTGGTCGCGCCGCTGGCCGGTGCTGCCATCGCCGGGCTGGTGTTCCGCATCACCGGCGTGGATGCGTCCGTAGCTCCCGTTGGGGACGGCGGGGACACCGACGCCGCCGAGGCCGAGGTTGACGACGAGGGCGACGACGAGGGCCTGGAAAGTGAGGGCCTGGAAAGTGAGGGAGCCGACGGGCCTGTGCCCCCAGCGGCTGCCCGCCATGGGAAGGCAGGAAGCATCAGTGAGGCACAGGAATTCTTTGAGGGCAAACGGTCCTGA
- a CDS encoding AAA family ATPase yields the protein MRIHHLRICGFGPFAGTEDIDFDRLGAHGLFLLNGPTGAGKTSVLDAICFALYGSVPGARQDGKRLRSDHAEPAQEPAVTCEFSSQGRRFEVTRSPAWDKPSARGKNGFTVQQAKTLLRERVGGAWVEKSARNDEAGAEITALLGMDREQFTRVVMLPQGDFAAFLRSKAADRLDLLQKLFGTQRFEALEQELSRQAAAAREDVATLSGQLALLASRAETEAAPLQLPGAGAPPEDDVPGRLDWLKASVAGRLTELTGHAAAAAAVSQDRRSAVDREAARHERHRKLHAATARRNAVEEGAAHREELSTRLARHRQAEVLQGQLQAVDAAAAKVRSAAAAAESAMTLLRMAAGDDGELAQLRLETRGWETGGLDPAGPETPDPETGATGGSLSGAADELSRLRSLLAVVEARLPDEDRLQNLRTRHRSLAGREEELRLAIGTLDSRAAQLQEQRATLAEGMEQLESRSIEAALRRKEAAAAAELLDVVRKYETAARRRNQARIRHDDSREALLEAKRQWLDLREVRLANAASELAAKLVGGEPCPVCGSAEHPRPADGGNAGPGLAQAEEEAHGAYEAAEAAHTLVAADLAEAEQAVAVLAGQGGTTPVGEARSGADAALAAADDAEQAADELQDRRQRLEALDARIGQAHATLSETEAELSQTSVSLADVAEQAAALDKALAGLRGHHRSLNHRLRALEEAVAVLDKAVEAQARLDAARLRSAEVQEHLELALPAAGFATAGDVRGQLLAAAEAAALEAAIRTAQDEAARVAGLFESEDIVLALAEAADGFLADEDQLAALRLEAAAAQKAAREADLAAGLATHCLESLESITAEYHDLVRSCREPAERAQMLAGLADAAAGRGENTYRMSLNSYVLAARLEQVALAASERLVAMSDGRYLLQHTDAKAARGAKSGLGLEVVDQWTGFRRDTSTLSGGESFMASLSLALGLADVVQQEAGGVEIETLFVDEGFGSLDEQSLEQVMDAIEGLRDGGRVVGLVSHVAEMKQRIGTQLQVLKNRNGSTLRISESLDALL from the coding sequence GTGAGGATCCACCATCTGCGCATCTGCGGCTTCGGTCCCTTTGCCGGAACCGAGGACATCGACTTTGACCGCCTCGGCGCCCACGGCCTGTTCCTGCTGAACGGGCCCACCGGTGCCGGTAAGACCAGCGTGCTGGATGCCATCTGCTTTGCCCTGTACGGTTCCGTCCCCGGAGCCCGCCAGGACGGAAAACGGCTGCGCAGTGACCACGCGGAACCCGCGCAGGAACCTGCCGTGACGTGCGAATTCTCGTCCCAGGGCCGTCGCTTCGAGGTGACCAGGTCCCCGGCATGGGACAAGCCCAGCGCGCGGGGCAAGAATGGCTTTACGGTCCAGCAGGCCAAGACGCTGCTCCGTGAGCGGGTGGGCGGCGCCTGGGTGGAAAAGTCGGCCCGCAACGACGAAGCGGGCGCCGAAATCACGGCCCTGCTGGGCATGGACCGCGAGCAGTTCACCCGGGTGGTAATGCTGCCGCAGGGTGATTTCGCCGCCTTCCTCCGCTCCAAGGCTGCCGACCGCCTGGACCTGCTGCAGAAGCTTTTTGGCACCCAGCGCTTCGAAGCTCTGGAACAGGAACTGTCGCGGCAGGCCGCCGCTGCCCGGGAAGACGTGGCCACACTGTCCGGGCAGCTCGCCCTTCTAGCCTCACGTGCCGAAACCGAGGCCGCTCCGCTCCAGCTTCCGGGCGCCGGGGCACCGCCGGAGGACGACGTCCCCGGCCGCCTCGACTGGCTGAAGGCTTCCGTTGCCGGCCGCCTGACGGAACTCACCGGGCATGCCGCCGCTGCTGCGGCCGTCAGCCAGGACCGTCGCAGCGCTGTGGACCGCGAGGCCGCACGGCATGAGCGGCACCGGAAACTTCACGCGGCTACGGCGCGGCGAAACGCCGTGGAGGAAGGCGCCGCACACCGGGAAGAGCTCTCCACCCGCCTCGCCCGGCACCGCCAGGCCGAGGTCCTCCAGGGGCAACTGCAGGCCGTGGATGCGGCCGCTGCCAAGGTCCGCAGCGCGGCGGCCGCTGCCGAATCTGCCATGACATTGCTCCGCATGGCTGCCGGTGACGACGGCGAGCTGGCCCAGCTGCGCCTGGAAACACGTGGATGGGAAACGGGTGGCCTGGATCCGGCCGGCCCGGAAACACCAGACCCGGAAACGGGGGCCACCGGTGGAAGCCTGTCCGGGGCAGCGGACGAACTAAGCCGCCTGCGGTCACTGCTGGCCGTCGTCGAAGCCCGGCTGCCGGACGAGGACAGGCTCCAGAACCTCCGGACGCGGCACCGCAGCCTGGCCGGCCGGGAGGAAGAGCTCCGGCTGGCCATCGGAACCCTGGACAGCCGGGCGGCCCAGCTGCAGGAGCAGCGGGCAACGCTGGCCGAGGGCATGGAGCAGCTGGAATCCCGTTCGATCGAGGCGGCCCTGCGCCGCAAGGAAGCTGCGGCGGCGGCCGAGCTGCTGGACGTCGTCCGGAAGTATGAAACAGCTGCCCGGCGCAGGAACCAGGCCAGGATCCGCCACGACGATTCGCGGGAGGCACTGCTGGAGGCGAAACGCCAGTGGCTGGACCTGCGGGAGGTGCGTCTGGCCAACGCGGCATCGGAGCTGGCGGCGAAACTGGTGGGCGGGGAGCCCTGTCCTGTCTGTGGAAGCGCGGAACATCCCCGTCCTGCAGATGGTGGCAATGCGGGTCCGGGACTTGCGCAGGCCGAGGAGGAGGCCCACGGCGCCTACGAGGCCGCAGAGGCAGCCCACACCCTGGTTGCCGCGGATCTTGCCGAGGCGGAGCAGGCAGTGGCAGTCCTCGCCGGCCAGGGCGGGACCACTCCGGTGGGGGAGGCACGTTCCGGTGCCGATGCCGCGCTCGCTGCAGCGGACGATGCAGAGCAGGCCGCGGACGAGCTGCAGGACAGGCGGCAACGGCTGGAAGCGCTGGATGCCAGGATCGGGCAGGCGCATGCCACACTGTCCGAAACGGAGGCCGAGCTCTCGCAGACCAGCGTGTCCCTTGCCGACGTGGCGGAGCAGGCGGCAGCACTGGACAAAGCGCTCGCCGGCCTGCGCGGCCACCACCGCAGCCTGAACCACCGGCTGCGGGCACTCGAGGAGGCCGTGGCGGTCCTGGACAAGGCAGTTGAAGCGCAGGCGCGGCTGGATGCGGCGCGCCTTCGGTCCGCCGAAGTGCAGGAACATTTGGAGCTGGCACTGCCGGCTGCCGGTTTTGCCACGGCCGGCGATGTCCGCGGCCAGCTCCTCGCAGCGGCTGAAGCGGCAGCCCTGGAAGCTGCCATCCGTACAGCCCAGGACGAAGCCGCGCGCGTGGCCGGACTGTTCGAGTCCGAGGACATTGTGCTCGCCCTGGCAGAGGCCGCCGACGGTTTCCTGGCGGACGAGGACCAGCTGGCAGCGCTGCGCCTTGAAGCCGCTGCTGCCCAGAAGGCGGCGCGGGAAGCGGACCTGGCTGCCGGGCTCGCCACCCACTGCCTGGAATCCCTGGAATCCATCACCGCCGAATACCATGACCTGGTCCGTTCGTGCCGGGAGCCGGCGGAACGGGCACAGATGCTGGCCGGCTTGGCTGACGCGGCAGCCGGCCGGGGCGAAAACACCTACCGGATGAGCCTGAACAGCTATGTCCTGGCCGCCCGGCTGGAACAGGTGGCCCTGGCCGCGTCAGAGCGCCTGGTCGCCATGAGTGACGGCCGCTACCTGCTTCAGCACACCGACGCCAAGGCGGCCCGCGGCGCCAAGTCGGGGCTGGGCCTTGAAGTGGTGGACCAGTGGACGGGATTCCGGCGGGACACCTCCACCCTGTCCGGGGGCGAGTCCTTCATGGCATCGCTGTCGTTGGCACTCGGGCTCGCGGACGTCGTCCAGCAGGAGGCCGGAGGGGTGGAAATCGAGACCCTGTTCGTGGATGAGGGCTTCGGAAGCCTGGACGAACAGTCCCTGGAGCAGGTCATGGATGCCATCGAAGGGCTCCGCGACGGCGGCAGGGTGGTGGGGCTGGTCAGCCATGTTGCGGAGATGAAACAGCGGATCGGTACCCAGTTGCAGGTGCTCAAGAACCGGAACGGCTCCACGCTGCGGATCTCCGAAAGCCTGGACGCCCTCCTCTGA
- a CDS encoding exonuclease SbcCD subunit D, with protein sequence MRLLHTSDWHLGRSFHGVGMLDAQRAFVDQLVAAVQRDGVDIVLIAGDVYDRALPGVDVVHLLDDALVRLTAAGAKVVLTSGNHDSAIRLGFASRLLERGGVHLRTRVEDLATPLILPLGTDDAGKEAVLALYGIPWLEPRLVAEQLGAETASHFEVTRAATGLIRGDIARRAASATVHSVVLAHTFASGGISSDSERDLSIGGVGAVPLDLFDGFSYTALGHLHGRQQLSGSVRYSGSPLAYSFSESAHQKGAWLVDIGAEGVTAVTEVLWEAPRSLAVLRGTLEDLLADPGHAWAESAYCQITLTDPQRPARAMERLRDRFPDTLVLAFDPEGAAATSRPSYSSRLAGAPDDLALCCGFLEHVRGRTADQAEKNALAAALENVRLLEASR encoded by the coding sequence ATGCGGTTACTTCACACCTCGGACTGGCACCTGGGCCGATCCTTCCATGGCGTTGGCATGCTCGATGCCCAGCGCGCTTTCGTTGACCAGCTGGTGGCTGCGGTCCAGCGGGACGGCGTGGACATTGTCCTGATCGCGGGGGACGTCTATGACCGTGCGCTGCCGGGCGTGGACGTGGTCCACCTGCTCGACGACGCACTGGTCCGCCTGACTGCCGCGGGCGCCAAGGTAGTGCTCACCAGCGGGAACCACGACTCCGCCATCCGCCTGGGTTTCGCCTCCCGCCTGCTCGAACGCGGGGGAGTGCACCTGCGCACCAGGGTGGAGGACCTCGCCACCCCGCTCATCCTGCCGCTGGGCACGGATGATGCCGGAAAGGAAGCCGTCCTGGCGCTTTACGGCATCCCCTGGCTTGAGCCCAGGCTGGTTGCCGAACAGTTGGGTGCTGAAACGGCCAGCCACTTCGAAGTCACCCGGGCGGCCACGGGCCTGATCCGCGGGGACATCGCCCGGCGCGCGGCTTCCGCCACCGTCCACTCGGTGGTCCTGGCCCACACCTTCGCCAGCGGCGGCATCAGTTCGGACAGCGAGCGGGACCTCAGCATTGGCGGCGTGGGTGCGGTGCCGCTGGACCTGTTCGACGGTTTCAGCTACACCGCCCTGGGCCACCTGCACGGGCGGCAGCAGCTGTCCGGATCCGTCCGGTACTCCGGTTCACCTTTGGCCTATTCCTTCTCCGAATCCGCCCATCAAAAGGGTGCCTGGCTGGTGGACATCGGCGCGGAGGGAGTCACTGCCGTTACGGAGGTACTGTGGGAGGCCCCGCGTTCGCTGGCCGTACTGCGCGGAACCCTTGAGGATCTCCTGGCGGATCCCGGCCATGCATGGGCTGAATCCGCCTACTGCCAGATCACATTGACCGATCCCCAGCGTCCCGCCCGTGCCATGGAACGGCTCCGCGACAGGTTCCCGGACACCCTGGTCCTGGCATTCGACCCGGAAGGTGCGGCTGCCACGTCCCGGCCCAGCTACAGCAGCAGGCTTGCCGGCGCGCCGGACGACCTCGCCCTGTGCTGCGGATTCCTGGAACACGTGCGGGGACGCACCGCGGACCAGGCAGAAAAGAACGCGCTCGCTGCAGCGCTGGAGAACGTCAGGCTGCTGGAGGCGTCACGGTGA
- a CDS encoding MFS transporter → MTPQSTPSTTRNTPSRAVTGQEGPGQAPAERAARGRFSRLPLLAGRSFIPLGLFARLPLAMLAMGTLTLVTSVSGSFAAGGAAAGAVGIGSALGAPVLGSLADRRGQRPVLLLAAVLNTVAVLALVVAADATGAGDFPPAVLAAAFAAGATCPQVGPLARVRWMALTTDATGSSAPTAGAARDLDTALSYESTADEVTFVLGPALVGILASLVAPWLPLALAAAMTITLVPAFAIHPTHHAVPATPRRGGRKGKGAAPAAKLPWAVALPVVAMVCMGTFFGSTQAALSAFSAGLAGAEIAGLLYAVMGLSSAAAALSVAYWPRRAGLALRWVLCAVLMAALAVLLLVPASLPSMAAVLLVLGLPVGPVMVTVFAVGGKLAPAGRLGTVMTGLASGIVAGTAIGSSVGGQLAQHHGPSSAFLVPVCAAAALALLGAGAAVVIRRRA, encoded by the coding sequence TTGACACCTCAAAGTACTCCTTCGACCACCCGCAACACTCCGTCCCGCGCTGTCACAGGGCAGGAAGGCCCAGGCCAGGCCCCGGCGGAACGGGCAGCAAGGGGACGGTTCTCCCGGCTGCCGCTGCTTGCCGGCAGAAGCTTCATCCCGCTTGGACTTTTTGCGCGGCTTCCCCTGGCCATGCTGGCCATGGGCACCCTTACCCTCGTCACCTCGGTCAGCGGCTCGTTTGCCGCCGGTGGCGCCGCAGCGGGCGCCGTGGGAATCGGCTCTGCACTGGGCGCTCCGGTGCTCGGATCCCTTGCAGACAGGCGGGGACAGCGACCTGTCCTGCTGCTGGCGGCGGTGCTCAACACCGTGGCGGTGCTGGCCCTGGTCGTCGCCGCAGACGCCACCGGGGCGGGGGACTTCCCACCGGCCGTCCTGGCCGCTGCCTTTGCCGCCGGCGCCACCTGCCCCCAAGTGGGCCCGCTCGCCCGGGTCAGATGGATGGCGTTGACAACGGACGCCACAGGTTCCTCGGCACCGACCGCCGGCGCTGCCCGCGACCTGGATACCGCCCTTTCCTACGAGAGCACGGCCGACGAAGTGACGTTTGTCCTTGGACCGGCCCTGGTGGGTATCCTGGCCAGCCTCGTGGCGCCCTGGCTTCCGCTGGCACTGGCGGCGGCCATGACCATCACACTTGTTCCTGCCTTCGCCATCCACCCCACGCATCACGCAGTGCCTGCTACTCCGCGCCGGGGCGGCAGGAAGGGCAAGGGTGCTGCACCTGCCGCCAAACTGCCCTGGGCCGTGGCCCTGCCTGTTGTTGCCATGGTCTGCATGGGGACTTTCTTTGGGTCCACCCAGGCCGCCCTCAGCGCCTTCTCCGCCGGGCTCGCCGGCGCCGAAATAGCCGGCCTGCTGTACGCCGTCATGGGCCTGAGTTCCGCAGCGGCCGCGCTCTCGGTTGCCTACTGGCCGCGGCGCGCCGGCCTGGCACTGCGCTGGGTGCTCTGCGCGGTCCTGATGGCGGCGCTGGCGGTCCTGCTGCTGGTGCCGGCTTCACTGCCCTCGATGGCGGCGGTCCTGCTGGTCCTGGGGCTTCCCGTGGGTCCGGTCATGGTCACCGTCTTCGCGGTGGGCGGAAAGCTGGCTCCCGCCGGCCGGCTTGGCACGGTCATGACCGGGCTGGCCAGCGGCATTGTCGCCGGAACGGCCATCGGTTCCTCTGTCGGCGGCCAGCTGGCCCAGCACCACGGCCCCTCGTCCGCGTTCCTTGT
- a CDS encoding ADP-ribosylglycohydrolase family protein, with translation MSTDHGAPAPTLKSRIHGALVGGALGDALGYAVEADSIDAIRQRFGAEGLTGFDALSGPWPFSDGTQLTLYTVDGLVEALEWANSGVGADVNACLWLAYLRWLGTQGKDAGPAAPAPQPRWIDGNEVLRQRRHPDQDCITGLATGEMGTSVRPVNPEAKGAGTVVRSAPFGLVPHIAPDAVYKLSADAASLTHGHPSARQGAGIFSLLIHRLVSGEALRDAAAAVTAHAATLPDVAPELPDRLEAALRLADKAIVAPEELVQVLGEGWTAGEALAVALYAVLATLPADGAEAQPARHFRDAVALAVNHGGPSDTTGSLAGNILGALYGEDCLPAQWLGALEAPEVIRGMADQLVKVTTGEG, from the coding sequence ATGAGCACAGACCACGGCGCGCCCGCGCCCACCCTCAAGTCCCGGATCCATGGCGCCCTGGTGGGCGGCGCGCTCGGCGATGCACTGGGCTACGCCGTGGAGGCTGACTCCATCGACGCAATCCGGCAGCGGTTCGGAGCGGAGGGCCTGACCGGGTTTGACGCCCTCTCCGGTCCCTGGCCCTTTTCGGACGGCACGCAGTTGACCCTGTACACCGTGGACGGGCTCGTGGAGGCGTTGGAGTGGGCCAATTCCGGGGTGGGTGCTGACGTGAACGCCTGCCTCTGGCTGGCGTACCTGCGCTGGCTGGGCACCCAGGGCAAGGACGCCGGGCCTGCGGCGCCTGCACCCCAGCCCCGCTGGATCGACGGCAACGAGGTGCTCCGCCAGCGCCGGCATCCGGACCAGGACTGCATCACAGGCCTCGCCACCGGCGAGATGGGTACCTCCGTCCGGCCCGTCAACCCCGAAGCGAAGGGCGCCGGGACGGTGGTGCGCTCGGCGCCTTTCGGGCTGGTTCCGCACATTGCGCCCGACGCCGTCTACAAGTTGAGTGCCGACGCCGCCTCCCTCACGCACGGACATCCTTCCGCCCGCCAGGGTGCCGGCATCTTCAGCCTCCTGATCCACAGGCTGGTGTCGGGTGAGGCGCTCCGGGATGCCGCGGCCGCGGTCACCGCGCACGCGGCCACCCTCCCGGACGTGGCACCGGAGCTCCCCGACCGGCTTGAGGCCGCACTCCGCCTCGCCGACAAAGCCATTGTTGCCCCGGAGGAACTTGTCCAGGTGCTCGGCGAAGGCTGGACGGCCGGGGAGGCCCTCGCCGTCGCGCTTTATGCAGTCCTTGCCACGTTGCCGGCCGACGGCGCAGAGGCGCAGCCTGCCCGGCATTTCCGGGACGCTGTGGCGCTGGCTGTGAACCACGGCGGCCCCAGCGACACCACAGGCTCGCTGGCGGGAAACATCCTGGGAGCCCTGTACGGGGAGGACTGCCTGCCGGCGCAGTGGCTCGGGGCCCTGGAAGCGCCGGAGGTAATCCGCGGCATGGCGGACCAGTTGGTGAAGGTTACGACCGGCGAAGGCTGA
- a CDS encoding DUF4395 domain-containing protein: MASLFAFPNPVNEYAARVTVALVVLLAVVTAVTGSGLGLLAISIGFWLRLLFGPRISPLALLSVKVITPALGKVKLVPGPPKRFAQGIGAAVSTAALLLFAAGAAPAAWALLGILVAAASLEAFAGFCLGCAIFGFLQRRGLIPEDVCEACNNISLRRS; encoded by the coding sequence ATGGCCTCCCTCTTTGCTTTCCCCAATCCCGTGAACGAGTACGCCGCCCGTGTCACGGTAGCGCTGGTGGTGCTGCTCGCCGTCGTCACCGCCGTGACAGGTTCCGGGCTCGGGCTGCTGGCCATCAGCATCGGGTTCTGGCTGCGGCTGCTCTTCGGCCCCAGGATTTCACCCCTGGCGCTGCTCTCGGTCAAGGTCATCACCCCGGCGCTGGGAAAGGTGAAACTGGTGCCCGGGCCGCCCAAGCGCTTTGCCCAGGGGATCGGCGCTGCCGTATCCACCGCCGCCCTGCTGCTGTTCGCCGCAGGTGCCGCGCCCGCAGCCTGGGCGCTCCTGGGGATCCTGGTGGCCGCGGCGTCGCTGGAGGCGTTCGCCGGATTCTGCCTGGGGTGCGCCATTTTCGGCTTCCTGCAGCGCCGCGGACTGATCCCCGAGGACGTCTGCGAGGCCTGCAACAACATCAGCCTTCGCCGGTCGTAA
- the rdgB gene encoding RdgB/HAM1 family non-canonical purine NTP pyrophosphatase — MSGTPAGSTPRLVLATHNKGKLRELRELLRGQVPGLDVDTQVVDAAAAGAPDVAETGVTFAENSLLKARAVAGATGLVAIADDSGLAVDVMGGAPGIFSARWAGRHGDDAANLDLLLNQLSDVPDEHRGAAFVCAAALAMPPGAEGPGREVVEYGQLEGILLREPRGTGGFGYDPVLQPAGEDRSCAELSAEEKNAISHRGKAFRALLPSIVAALEAAG, encoded by the coding sequence GTGAGCGGAACCCCTGCGGGCAGCACTCCACGGCTGGTGCTCGCCACGCACAACAAAGGCAAACTCCGCGAACTCCGTGAGCTGCTGCGCGGGCAGGTACCAGGGCTCGACGTCGACACCCAGGTGGTGGACGCTGCGGCGGCAGGTGCGCCGGACGTCGCAGAAACCGGCGTGACGTTCGCCGAGAACTCGCTGTTGAAGGCGCGCGCCGTGGCCGGCGCCACCGGACTGGTGGCCATCGCCGACGACTCAGGGCTGGCCGTGGACGTCATGGGCGGGGCTCCGGGGATCTTCTCCGCCCGCTGGGCAGGGCGCCACGGGGACGACGCCGCCAACCTGGACCTGCTGCTGAACCAGCTCTCCGACGTTCCGGACGAGCACCGCGGCGCCGCGTTCGTCTGCGCCGCCGCGCTGGCCATGCCGCCCGGCGCGGAAGGCCCGGGGCGCGAAGTGGTGGAGTACGGGCAGCTGGAGGGCATCCTCCTGCGTGAACCCCGGGGGACAGGCGGGTTTGGCTACGATCCCGTGCTGCAGCCGGCAGGCGAGGACCGGAGCTGCGCCGAACTCTCTGCCGAGGAAAAGAATGCCATCAGCCACCGCGGCAAGGCCTTCCGGGCACTGCTGCCGTCGATCGTGGCAGCCCTGGAGGCAGCCGGCTAG